The proteins below come from a single Rhodococcus sp. WMMA185 genomic window:
- a CDS encoding 3-methyladenine DNA glycosylase translates to MVLCSREWTARRARHRERVARIVEPHQDRKAAGVTHPVHDFLFTYYSFRPNQLRRWHPGFGVVLTGSETGEYLQYTGYRAVSIDGDTGVAVDPDVLDRRRETVEFVAGLLAATESRSPHLNCFGLHEWAMVYRGGGDAVRHRQVPLRLSHEDTDAVVESMPLRCTHYDAFRFFTPAAVPRNATQLDRAGQVRSEQPGCLHAGMDLYKWAYKLVPLIDADLVVDCLEHALAARELDMAASPYDLSEYGYEPVPIETPSGRADYVRRQLQLAERAAPLRAALLERCRSLLSHR, encoded by the coding sequence GTGGTTCTCTGCAGCCGGGAGTGGACGGCGCGGCGGGCGCGTCACCGCGAACGGGTGGCGCGCATCGTCGAACCACACCAGGACCGCAAGGCCGCCGGGGTCACGCACCCTGTGCACGACTTCCTGTTCACCTACTACAGTTTCCGGCCCAACCAGCTGCGGCGCTGGCACCCCGGTTTCGGAGTGGTTCTCACCGGCTCCGAGACCGGGGAATACCTGCAGTACACCGGATACCGGGCGGTGAGCATCGACGGTGATACCGGCGTTGCGGTGGATCCGGACGTGCTCGACCGACGGCGAGAGACTGTCGAGTTCGTCGCCGGACTTCTCGCCGCCACCGAGTCCCGCAGCCCACACCTGAACTGTTTCGGGCTGCACGAGTGGGCGATGGTGTATCGCGGCGGGGGCGATGCGGTACGGCACCGGCAGGTGCCGCTGCGGCTGAGCCATGAGGACACCGACGCCGTCGTGGAGTCGATGCCGCTGCGCTGCACCCACTACGACGCGTTCCGGTTCTTCACCCCTGCTGCCGTCCCCCGGAACGCAACCCAGCTCGACCGGGCGGGGCAGGTCCGCAGTGAACAACCGGGGTGCCTCCACGCGGGAATGGATCTGTACAAGTGGGCGTACAAACTGGTGCCGTTGATCGACGCCGACCTGGTCGTGGACTGCCTCGAGCACGCCCTCGCCGCTCGCGAACTGGACATGGCCGCCAGCCCGTACGACCTGTCCGAATACGGTTACGAACCGGTGCCGATCGAGACGCCGTCCGGCCGTGCCGACTATGTGCGCCGACAACTGCAGCTCGCCGAGCGGGCCGCACCGCTGCGCGCCGCCCTGCTGGAACGATGCAGGAGCCTGTTGTCCCACCGGTAA
- a CDS encoding nucleoside hydrolase, translated as MSTRRLIVDVDTGIDDSLALLYLLASPEVEIVGIASTAGNVPAAQVAANNLNWLEVCRARDIEVALGAPVPLVTPLRTTEDTHGPQGVGYAVLPDSGRALSTRDAAALWVESVREHPGELTGLATGPLTNLAHAIRAEPELPHLLHRLVVMGGAFNYPGNTTPTAEWNVSVDPEAAKEVFDAFSGAPEGRRPILCGLGVTETIEMTPHHVRRLAEEAGSTPAEIISPDDGPDVRSRASNPVIRHLSDAIRFYMDFHRTHDQGFIAHMHDPFAAAVALNPGLVRTRPATVDVELDGRLTRGTTVADWVGHWNREPNADIAVSTDPDTFFDDLIDRVGRFAKSVGSR; from the coding sequence ATGAGCACTCGGCGACTGATCGTCGACGTCGATACTGGCATCGACGACTCCCTCGCGCTGCTGTACCTGTTGGCCAGCCCCGAAGTCGAGATCGTCGGGATTGCCAGTACCGCGGGGAACGTGCCCGCCGCACAGGTGGCCGCGAACAACTTGAACTGGCTCGAGGTGTGCCGGGCCCGCGACATCGAGGTAGCACTCGGCGCCCCGGTCCCCCTCGTCACACCGCTACGAACCACCGAGGACACCCACGGCCCGCAGGGCGTGGGGTATGCCGTCCTTCCCGACTCCGGCCGCGCACTGTCGACGCGCGACGCGGCCGCACTGTGGGTCGAGTCCGTCCGCGAACACCCCGGGGAACTCACCGGTTTGGCGACGGGACCACTGACCAACCTGGCCCACGCCATCCGTGCAGAACCGGAACTGCCGCACCTGCTGCACCGGCTGGTCGTGATGGGTGGCGCGTTCAACTACCCCGGCAACACCACCCCCACCGCGGAATGGAACGTGTCGGTGGATCCGGAGGCCGCCAAGGAGGTCTTCGATGCCTTCTCGGGGGCGCCGGAGGGCCGGCGCCCGATCCTGTGTGGACTCGGCGTCACCGAGACGATCGAGATGACACCGCACCACGTCCGGAGACTTGCGGAAGAGGCCGGTAGTACTCCCGCGGAAATCATCTCCCCCGACGACGGCCCGGATGTCCGCTCGCGCGCGTCGAATCCGGTGATCCGGCACCTGTCCGACGCGATCCGGTTCTACATGGACTTCCACCGCACCCACGACCAAGGTTTCATCGCGCACATGCATGACCCGTTCGCGGCGGCGGTCGCATTGAACCCAGGTCTGGTCCGGACTCGCCCGGCCACCGTCGACGTCGAACTGGACGGCCGGCTCACACGGGGAACGACGGTCGCGGACTGGGTCGGGCACTGGAACCGGGAACCGAACGCCGATATCGCGGTGAGCACCGACCCGGACACCTTCTTCGACGATCTCATCGACCGGGTCGGACGCTTCGCGAAATCCGTCGGGTCCCGCTAG
- a CDS encoding RNA-guided endonuclease InsQ/TnpB family protein, which yields MVEEVVRYTYRLRPGVQAERALLDEWHRCRFLWNEAVHQHRSGNKPTFGKLSKLLTEARSKSAWLRSGSQNAQQQMLRTYGQALSHSFTVKGRGRPKVKSRKKVFPSLEYTTRGFSIRDRRLVLPKGVTIPVVWSRGLPSGPTSVRVYQDSLGHWYASFVVSRTPEPVPVAEAVVGVDWGVTTTATTTNGAYDLPYLGHRKRCAAELAKAQRKMARRHSGRRGPQSNGYLRAKREAARLHKRAARQTRHDSRVWAKQVADNHALIAVEDFTPKFLAKSTMARKAADAAIGAAKRELVDRAVRAGRKVVLVGPAYTTMTCSRCFARAKQQLELDERTFLCRCCGHTDDRDSNAARVILAVAERGHTSVDDVRHVHPSSGSGACAV from the coding sequence GTGGTTGAAGAAGTGGTGCGCTACACCTACCGGCTGCGCCCTGGTGTGCAGGCTGAACGCGCATTGCTCGACGAGTGGCATCGTTGCCGATTCCTGTGGAACGAGGCTGTCCACCAACACAGGTCGGGGAACAAGCCGACATTCGGGAAGCTGTCGAAGCTCCTCACCGAAGCCCGCAGCAAGAGCGCATGGCTCAGGTCTGGTTCCCAGAACGCCCAGCAACAGATGCTCCGCACCTACGGGCAGGCCCTCAGCCACTCGTTCACGGTGAAAGGCCGTGGGCGACCGAAGGTGAAGTCGCGGAAGAAGGTGTTTCCGTCGCTCGAGTACACCACTCGCGGGTTCTCGATCCGAGATCGCAGGCTCGTGCTGCCGAAGGGTGTGACGATCCCGGTCGTCTGGTCGCGGGGGTTGCCGTCCGGGCCGACCTCGGTGCGCGTGTACCAGGATTCGCTGGGGCATTGGTACGCCTCGTTCGTGGTGTCCCGCACCCCTGAACCGGTCCCTGTGGCCGAGGCCGTGGTCGGTGTGGATTGGGGTGTCACCACCACGGCCACTACCACCAACGGCGCTTATGACCTGCCGTATCTCGGGCACCGGAAGCGGTGTGCCGCCGAGCTGGCGAAAGCCCAACGGAAAATGGCGCGGCGGCACAGTGGTAGACGTGGTCCCCAGTCGAACGGATACTTGCGGGCCAAACGTGAGGCCGCGCGTCTGCACAAGAGGGCGGCCCGGCAAACCCGACACGACTCGCGGGTATGGGCCAAACAGGTCGCCGACAACCATGCGCTGATCGCGGTGGAGGATTTCACACCGAAGTTCCTGGCGAAGTCGACGATGGCCCGTAAAGCCGCCGACGCCGCGATCGGTGCGGCGAAACGAGAACTTGTCGACCGCGCCGTGCGGGCTGGCCGGAAGGTGGTGTTGGTGGGGCCCGCGTACACGACGATGACGTGTTCGAGGTGTTTCGCGAGAGCCAAGCAGCAACTCGAACTCGACGAACGCACTTTCCTGTGCCGATGCTGCGGACACACCGACGACCGGGACAGCAACGCCGCCAGAGTGATTCTGGCTGTGGCAGAACGGGGCCACACAAGTGTCGACGATGTAAGACACGTGCATCCCTCCTCCGGGTCGGGTGCGTGTGCGGTCTGA
- the scpA gene encoding methylmalonyl-CoA mutase produces MTTREVKNVIGSFAEVPLEDPQSPQPAAPTKEQADALITAAAAAHHYTPEEVVWSTPEGIDVKPVYTKADRDAAEAEGYPAGSFPGAAPFLRGPYPTMYVNQPWTIRQYAGFSTAAESNAFYRRNLAAGQKGLSVAFDLATHRGYDSDHPRVQGDVGMAGVAIDSILDMRQLFDHIPLDRVSVSMTMNGAVLPILALYVVAAEEQGVAPEQLAGTIQNDILKEFMVRNTYIYPPKPSMRIISDIFAYTSAKMPKFNSISISGYHIQEAGATADLELAYTLADGVEYIRAGLDAGMEIDKFAPRLSFFWGVGMNFFMEVAKLRAGRLLWSELVAKFEPKSAKSLSLRTHSQTSGWSLTAQDVYNNVARTCIEAMAATQGHTQSLHTNALDEALALPTDFSARIARNTQLLLQQESGTVRPIDPWGGSHYVEWLTHQLANRARAHIAEVERAGGMAQAIGEGIPKLRIEEAAARAQARIDSGLQPLIGVNKYVPDEADEIEVLKVENSRVRQEQLDKLARLRADRDPDAVDAALAELSRAAAATAGGMENNLLALAIDAARAKATVGEISDALEKAFGRHQAEIRTISGVYRDEAGKVANISRATELVEKFAEEEGRRPRVLVAKMGQDGHDRGQKVIATAFADIGFDVDVGPLFQTPEEVAAQAADNDVHVVGVSSLAAGHLTLVPALREALAAVGRPDIMIVVGGVIPPGDFAELYEAGATAIFPPGTVIANAASDLVEKLAAQLGHDLGASDPSGKPE; encoded by the coding sequence GTGACAACTCGTGAGGTCAAGAACGTTATCGGCAGTTTCGCCGAAGTGCCGCTGGAGGATCCCCAGTCCCCGCAACCGGCCGCTCCGACGAAGGAACAGGCGGATGCGCTGATCACCGCCGCGGCGGCGGCGCACCACTACACACCCGAAGAGGTGGTGTGGTCCACCCCCGAGGGCATCGACGTGAAGCCGGTCTACACCAAGGCCGACCGGGACGCCGCCGAGGCCGAGGGTTATCCGGCGGGCAGTTTCCCGGGCGCGGCCCCCTTCCTGCGCGGCCCGTACCCCACGATGTATGTGAACCAGCCGTGGACGATCCGTCAGTACGCGGGCTTCTCGACGGCCGCTGAATCGAATGCCTTCTACCGGCGCAACCTCGCGGCCGGCCAGAAGGGGTTGTCGGTGGCGTTCGATCTCGCGACGCACCGCGGCTACGACTCCGATCACCCGCGAGTACAGGGTGACGTCGGAATGGCCGGGGTTGCGATCGACTCGATCCTCGACATGCGTCAGCTCTTCGATCACATCCCGCTCGACAGGGTCAGCGTCTCGATGACCATGAACGGTGCCGTCCTGCCGATCCTTGCGCTGTACGTGGTGGCCGCGGAGGAGCAGGGCGTTGCACCCGAGCAGTTGGCCGGAACCATTCAGAACGACATTCTGAAGGAGTTCATGGTCCGCAACACCTATATCTATCCGCCGAAGCCGTCGATGCGGATCATCTCCGACATCTTTGCCTACACCAGCGCGAAGATGCCGAAGTTCAACTCCATCTCGATCTCCGGGTACCACATCCAGGAGGCGGGGGCGACCGCCGATCTCGAACTCGCCTACACCCTTGCCGATGGTGTGGAGTACATCCGTGCCGGACTCGACGCCGGCATGGAGATCGACAAGTTCGCGCCCCGCCTGTCGTTCTTCTGGGGTGTCGGCATGAACTTCTTCATGGAGGTTGCGAAACTGCGCGCGGGGCGCCTGCTGTGGAGCGAGCTGGTCGCGAAGTTCGAACCGAAGTCCGCGAAATCGTTGTCGCTGCGCACTCACTCGCAGACATCGGGGTGGTCGCTCACCGCCCAGGACGTCTACAACAACGTGGCCCGCACCTGCATCGAGGCGATGGCGGCGACGCAGGGACACACCCAGTCGCTGCACACCAACGCCCTCGACGAAGCACTTGCCCTGCCGACGGACTTCTCCGCCCGCATCGCCCGCAACACACAGTTGCTGCTGCAGCAGGAGTCGGGAACGGTGCGCCCGATCGACCCGTGGGGCGGTTCGCATTACGTCGAATGGCTGACGCATCAGTTGGCGAACCGGGCGCGGGCGCACATCGCCGAGGTGGAACGGGCGGGCGGCATGGCGCAGGCTATCGGTGAGGGCATCCCGAAACTTCGGATCGAAGAGGCCGCGGCACGCGCTCAGGCCCGTATCGACTCGGGCCTGCAGCCGCTCATCGGCGTGAACAAGTACGTGCCCGACGAGGCAGACGAGATCGAGGTCCTCAAGGTCGAGAACTCGCGGGTCCGTCAGGAACAGCTGGACAAACTCGCGCGGCTGCGCGCCGATCGGGATCCCGACGCCGTTGACGCGGCACTCGCCGAACTGAGCCGCGCCGCGGCCGCCACGGCGGGTGGCATGGAGAACAATCTACTGGCCCTGGCCATCGATGCGGCTCGCGCGAAGGCCACGGTCGGCGAGATCTCCGACGCCCTCGAGAAGGCGTTCGGACGTCACCAGGCCGAAATCCGGACCATCAGCGGTGTGTACCGGGACGAAGCCGGAAAGGTCGCCAACATCAGTAGGGCAACGGAACTCGTAGAGAAGTTCGCGGAGGAGGAGGGTCGCCGCCCGCGTGTCCTGGTCGCCAAGATGGGGCAGGACGGCCACGATCGCGGACAGAAGGTGATCGCCACGGCATTCGCCGACATCGGATTCGATGTAGACGTGGGGCCTCTTTTCCAGACACCGGAAGAGGTTGCCGCCCAGGCTGCCGACAACGACGTCCACGTGGTCGGGGTGTCGTCGCTGGCTGCCGGCCATCTCACCCTGGTACCCGCGCTGCGAGAAGCTCTTGCTGCGGTAGGACGCCCCGACATCATGATCGTGGTCGGCGGTGTCATCCCGCCCGGCGATTTCGCGGAGCTGTACGAGGCGGGTGCGACCGCGATCTTCCCACCAGGAACGGTCATCGCCAATGCCGCCAGCGATCTGGTCGAGAAGTTGGCCGCGCAACTCGGCCACGACCTCGGTGCCTCGGATCCCAGCGGTAAACCGGAATAG
- the meaB gene encoding methylmalonyl Co-A mutase-associated GTPase MeaB, producing the protein MGRQPVDIDALARAVRGNQRAGLAKAITLIESTRTDHRAAAQKLLLELLPESGNAHRVGITGVPGVGKSTFIDALGMYLIGRGHRVAVLAVDPSSTRTGGSILGDKTRMARLAVEKDAYIRPSPTSGTLGGVASATRETIVLLEAAGFDVILVETVGVGQSEVTVANMVDCFCFLTLARTGDQLQGIKKGVLELADLVAVNKADGTHEKEARGAARELTGALRMIHPHDALWKPPVLTTSGLEGIGLEEFWNTVCKHREVLSAAGQFEENRRRQQVDWSWTMVHDQLLRRLETNPRVKAIRAEIEQQVRSGSLTAALAAAAILEAFDDTEGSAD; encoded by the coding sequence ATGGGGCGTCAGCCAGTTGACATCGACGCCCTGGCCCGGGCCGTGCGCGGCAATCAGCGCGCCGGGCTGGCGAAGGCAATCACACTGATCGAGTCCACCAGGACTGATCACCGGGCGGCGGCGCAGAAGTTGCTTCTCGAGCTGCTGCCGGAATCAGGGAATGCGCACCGGGTCGGCATCACCGGTGTTCCCGGTGTGGGCAAGTCGACGTTCATCGATGCTCTGGGGATGTACCTGATCGGCAGGGGGCACCGGGTGGCGGTGCTCGCAGTCGATCCGTCGTCGACCCGCACCGGCGGGTCGATTCTCGGCGACAAGACGCGGATGGCGCGTCTCGCCGTCGAGAAGGACGCCTACATTCGCCCGTCGCCTACATCGGGAACGCTCGGTGGTGTCGCGAGTGCGACCCGGGAGACGATCGTGCTGCTCGAAGCCGCCGGGTTCGACGTCATTCTGGTCGAGACGGTGGGCGTCGGGCAGTCGGAGGTGACGGTGGCCAACATGGTGGACTGCTTCTGTTTCCTCACACTTGCCCGCACGGGCGACCAATTGCAGGGCATCAAGAAGGGCGTGCTCGAACTCGCAGATCTCGTTGCCGTCAACAAAGCGGACGGCACGCACGAGAAGGAAGCGAGGGGCGCCGCCCGCGAACTGACGGGGGCTCTGCGGATGATCCATCCGCACGATGCACTGTGGAAGCCACCCGTCCTGACGACGAGCGGTTTGGAGGGAATCGGTCTCGAGGAATTCTGGAACACCGTGTGCAAGCACCGTGAGGTGCTCAGCGCCGCAGGGCAGTTCGAGGAAAACCGTCGACGCCAGCAAGTCGACTGGTCGTGGACCATGGTCCACGACCAACTGCTGCGGCGGCTCGAGACCAATCCCAGGGTCAAAGCGATTCGCGCGGAGATCGAACAGCAGGTGCGGTCCGGATCACTCACGGCCGCACTGGCCGCCGCAGCAATCCTCGAGGCTTTCGACGACACCGAAGGCTCGGCCGACTGA
- a CDS encoding hemolysin family protein → MANDVLGMLLTFVLLAGNAFFVCAEFALISARRDRLEALEAQGKKRARTVIKAGENLSLMLAAAQLGITICSILLGKVAEPAIADLLEVPLGALELPDGVLHAVSFTIAMSLIVVLHILLGEMVPKNIALAGPERSAMLLVPMHLLFIKLARPLISFYNVCANLTLRLLRVEPKDELEVTVSAVELSEMIGESRSEGLIDAEEHRRLTQALESTDRTVAEVMIPLEEVRTIPLSAGGTRLGSIEEAVIETGFSRYPVRAEDGSLVGYLHLKDVLDDVADEHAGPDTVIPRSDIRPLPQLATGAPLAEALASLRRSSSHLGAAADPTGRIVGIVALEDLVEEYVGTVRDGTHQIEGADPGQRSM, encoded by the coding sequence ATGGCTAACGATGTACTCGGGATGCTGCTCACCTTCGTGCTGCTGGCCGGCAACGCTTTCTTCGTCTGCGCGGAATTTGCGCTGATCTCGGCGCGACGTGACCGGCTCGAAGCCCTCGAGGCGCAGGGCAAGAAACGAGCCCGCACGGTCATCAAGGCCGGCGAGAACTTGTCGTTGATGCTGGCCGCCGCGCAGTTGGGCATCACAATCTGCTCGATCCTTCTCGGCAAGGTAGCCGAGCCGGCCATCGCGGATCTCCTGGAGGTCCCCCTCGGCGCGCTCGAGCTACCGGACGGCGTGCTGCACGCGGTGTCGTTCACGATCGCAATGTCGCTGATCGTGGTGCTGCACATCCTGCTCGGCGAGATGGTGCCCAAGAACATCGCGCTGGCGGGACCGGAACGATCGGCCATGCTGCTGGTGCCGATGCACTTGCTGTTCATCAAGCTGGCCCGCCCGCTCATCTCGTTCTACAACGTGTGCGCGAACCTCACGCTGAGGTTGCTGCGGGTCGAACCGAAGGACGAACTGGAGGTCACCGTTTCGGCAGTGGAACTGTCGGAGATGATCGGCGAATCCCGTTCCGAGGGCCTCATCGACGCGGAAGAGCACCGGCGGCTGACCCAAGCCCTGGAATCGACCGACCGCACCGTCGCCGAGGTGATGATTCCCCTCGAGGAGGTCCGGACCATCCCGCTCTCGGCTGGTGGAACCCGGCTCGGCAGCATCGAGGAGGCCGTCATCGAGACCGGCTTCTCCCGATACCCGGTGCGCGCCGAGGACGGTTCGCTGGTGGGATACCTCCACCTCAAGGATGTGCTCGACGACGTAGCCGACGAGCACGCGGGACCCGACACGGTGATTCCGAGGTCCGACATTCGACCCCTGCCGCAACTGGCGACCGGCGCACCACTCGCGGAGGCCCTTGCGAGTTTGCGTCGCTCCAGTTCCCACCTGGGGGCCGCGGCGGACCCGACCGGGCGGATCGTCGGCATCGTCGCGCTCGAGGATCTGGTCGAGGAATACGTCGGCACCGTGCGCGACGGAACCCACCAAATCGAGGGCGCCGATCCGGGACAGCGATCGATGTGA
- a CDS encoding CoA transferase translates to MSAFGRVLRDYDRGAGVTTDPARICCGDRGDYLAARLPVFALAAGSVAALTAAVDRRLVADGREPRRWHLHPDRIAASFTSDRLLRVAGSPVPGFAELSGFLATADGWVRTHANYPHHRSRLLASLDLPDDADRSALAARVATMTAQDVEDLAAGAQAVAAWVRSESEWAADPAGRAAASGHLVHTTSHGDTAQPRSARVDSDRPLAGVRVLDLTRVIAGPVATRTLALLGADVLRIDPPAIPEIDIQHRDTGQGKRTALLDIHSGDGRAILAALLADTDVVVSGYRPGALDDVFAALPAPPVRARLCAWGFAGPWAQRRGFDSIVQAASGISLVEGAHGTPGALPAQALDHATGYLLAAGIIDALTAVRRDGRMRTVEVSLARTAACLLGAGDRVATPAAAAAPDASCLVEHGNLFSARPALFEYADYPFPARPWGEDRPVWE, encoded by the coding sequence ATGAGTGCGTTCGGTCGGGTGCTGCGCGACTACGACCGTGGAGCCGGTGTAACCACCGACCCCGCCCGGATCTGCTGTGGGGATCGCGGCGACTACCTCGCGGCACGTCTGCCAGTGTTCGCTCTCGCCGCAGGATCCGTCGCGGCACTCACGGCAGCGGTCGACCGCCGTCTCGTGGCCGACGGTCGGGAGCCCCGCAGGTGGCATCTGCACCCAGATCGCATCGCCGCATCGTTCACGAGCGACCGCCTGCTACGCGTGGCGGGTTCTCCGGTGCCCGGGTTCGCGGAACTGTCTGGATTCCTCGCGACCGCCGACGGCTGGGTGCGCACCCACGCCAACTATCCGCATCACCGCAGTCGACTGCTCGCATCGCTCGACCTGCCCGATGACGCAGACCGATCCGCCCTCGCGGCGCGGGTCGCGACGATGACCGCGCAGGACGTCGAAGACCTCGCCGCCGGCGCGCAGGCCGTCGCCGCCTGGGTTCGGTCGGAGTCCGAATGGGCAGCCGACCCCGCGGGCCGGGCCGCCGCCTCCGGGCACCTCGTGCACACCACCTCACACGGGGACACCGCTCAACCGCGGTCGGCTCGGGTGGACTCGGACCGTCCACTCGCGGGTGTCCGGGTACTCGACCTGACGCGGGTCATCGCCGGACCCGTCGCGACCCGGACCCTCGCCCTGCTCGGTGCCGACGTCCTGCGGATCGACCCACCTGCGATCCCGGAAATCGACATCCAGCATCGCGACACCGGTCAGGGGAAGCGAACCGCCCTGCTCGATATCCACTCCGGCGACGGCCGCGCCATCCTCGCCGCCCTGTTGGCCGATACCGACGTCGTCGTGTCCGGGTACCGTCCGGGAGCCCTTGACGACGTATTCGCCGCCCTGCCTGCGCCCCCGGTGCGGGCACGGTTGTGCGCCTGGGGTTTTGCCGGCCCGTGGGCCCAGCGGCGTGGTTTCGACAGCATCGTACAGGCAGCCTCTGGGATTTCCCTGGTCGAGGGTGCTCACGGCACACCGGGCGCGCTACCCGCCCAGGCCCTCGATCACGCGACCGGCTATCTTCTCGCCGCCGGCATCATCGACGCGCTCACCGCCGTGCGGCGCGACGGCCGAATGCGCACCGTCGAGGTGTCCCTTGCCCGCACCGCCGCCTGCCTGCTCGGTGCCGGGGACCGCGTCGCCACACCCGCTGCGGCGGCCGCACCCGACGCCTCCTGCCTCGTCGAGCACGGCAACTTGTTCAGCGCCCGCCCCGCGCTCTTCGAGTACGCCGACTACCCGTTTCCGGCTCGGCCGTGGGGCGAAGACCGACCCGTCTGGGAGTGA
- a CDS encoding oxidoreductase: MTGWVAGDIIDQQGRTLVVTGANSGLGAEATKALARAGANVILACRDVEKGRAVAEPLGERAKVRRLDLADLASVREFAESIDSVDVLVNNAGVMGVPLRRTVDGFEMQIGTNQFGHFALTALLLGKVRERVVTMASIMHRIGTIELDDLNWEHRKYRRWPAYGQSKLANLLFTYELQRRLAASGSKVKALASHPGYAATNLQSHTETVQGRLLSLANPVIAQSAEMGALPMLYAATVPDAGGGSYVGPSSMFETRGYPKVVESNGKAHDETVARQLWSLSEQLTGVNFDFGG, encoded by the coding sequence ATGACCGGATGGGTGGCGGGGGACATCATCGATCAGCAGGGCCGGACTCTTGTCGTGACCGGCGCGAACAGTGGCCTCGGGGCGGAAGCGACCAAGGCCTTGGCGAGAGCGGGCGCCAACGTGATCCTGGCGTGCCGAGATGTCGAGAAGGGTCGCGCGGTCGCGGAGCCGCTTGGAGAGCGCGCCAAGGTACGACGACTCGACCTCGCGGATCTGGCGTCGGTTCGTGAGTTCGCCGAGTCGATCGACTCGGTCGACGTGCTGGTGAACAACGCGGGAGTCATGGGGGTTCCGCTGCGCCGCACCGTCGACGGGTTCGAGATGCAGATCGGCACAAATCAATTCGGCCACTTCGCATTGACGGCCCTGCTGCTCGGCAAGGTCCGCGAGAGGGTCGTGACCATGGCGAGCATCATGCACAGGATCGGCACGATCGAACTCGACGATCTCAACTGGGAGCATCGCAAGTACCGGCGGTGGCCCGCGTACGGGCAATCGAAACTGGCCAATCTGTTGTTCACGTACGAGTTGCAGCGTCGGCTCGCGGCCTCGGGTTCGAAGGTGAAGGCACTCGCGTCGCACCCGGGATACGCGGCGACCAACCTGCAGTCCCACACGGAAACGGTCCAGGGCAGGCTCCTGTCCCTTGCCAACCCGGTGATCGCACAGTCGGCAGAAATGGGCGCGCTGCCGATGCTGTACGCGGCGACGGTCCCGGATGCCGGCGGCGGCAGCTACGTCGGCCCGTCGTCGATGTTCGAGACCCGGGGCTACCCGAAAGTGGTCGAATCGAACGGGAAGGCGCACGATGAAACCGTTGCTCGACAACTGTGGTCGTTGTCAGAGCAGCTCACTGGCGTCAATTTCGATTTCGGAGGATGA
- a CDS encoding VOC family protein yields the protein MAIERLNHAVLYVSDLQRSLAFYRDVLGFRELPGGFPGGAFLQAPDSANDHDLGLFQSQDPTSQVTSGNVGLYHLAWEIDTLAGLAEMRNRLVTADALTGSSNHCSTKAVYGRDPDGIEFEVCWLVPDELVMDELVPAQPPTRSLDIDAEIARYGADTRGGPRSDRHLWERVFAARDRG from the coding sequence ATGGCGATCGAGCGACTCAATCACGCGGTCCTGTACGTGTCCGACTTGCAGCGCAGCCTGGCGTTCTACCGCGATGTGCTCGGGTTCAGGGAGTTACCGGGCGGGTTTCCCGGTGGGGCGTTCCTGCAGGCGCCGGACTCGGCGAACGACCACGATCTGGGTTTGTTCCAGAGTCAGGATCCGACCAGTCAGGTGACGTCGGGAAACGTCGGGCTCTACCACCTGGCGTGGGAGATCGACACGCTCGCGGGCCTGGCCGAGATGCGCAACCGCTTGGTCACGGCGGATGCGCTGACCGGGTCGAGCAACCACTGCTCGACCAAGGCGGTGTACGGGCGCGACCCGGACGGAATCGAGTTCGAGGTGTGCTGGCTGGTGCCCGACGAACTCGTGATGGACGAACTAGTTCCTGCGCAACCGCCCACGCGTTCGCTGGACATCGACGCGGAGATCGCCCGCTACGGTGCCGACACCCGAGGGGGACCGCGCAGCGACCGTCATCTGTGGGAGCGGGTGTTCGCCGCGCGCGATCGTGGTTGA